The following is a genomic window from Bacillus sp. V2I10.
TACGGATGTAAGAAGCAGCTTGGCGGCGGGCATGAAGATCCCCACGTTTACCTAAAGTAATCATTTTTTCTACAGTTGAACGTAATTCTTTCGCACGCGCCTCAGTAGTTTCAATGCGCTCGCTGATAATTAAATCTGTAGTTAGATCACGAAGTAACGCTTTACGTTGAGCACTTGTACGTCCTAATTTTCTGTAAGGCATTATGTGTTCCCTCCTTCGTTTAATACTGTATGTTAATTTTAGAAACACGCGAAAACGCTAGTTAACTTGTTAACTAGTCGTCAGTCGTCTTTACGAAGACCTAAACCAAGTTCTTCTAGTTTCGCTTTAACTTCTTCCAAAGATTTACGACCTAAGTTACGAACTTTCATCATGTCTTCTTCTGTTTTATGAGCAAGCTCCTGTACAGTGTTGATGCCTGCACGTTTTAAACAGTTATAAGAACGAACTGACAAATCCAATTCTTCGATCGTCATTTCTAAAACTTTTTCTTTTTGGTCCTCTTCCTTTTCCACCATAATCTCAGCGTTTTGAGCTTCATCAGTAAGCCCAACGAAGATATTAAGATGTTCAGTCAGAATCTTTGCACCAAGTGCAATAGCTTCTTTTGGACCTGTGCTTCCGTCTGTCCACACATCAAAAGTAAGTTTATCATAGTTCGACACTTGACCTACACGTGTATTTTCAATTTGATAAGACACGCGGGATACAGGTGTGAAAATAGAATCGATTGGGATAACGCCAATTGGCTGATCTTCTCTTTTGTTTGCATCAGCCGGAGTATATCCGCGTCCACGCTTCGCAGTCAATCTCATACGGAAATGTGCACCCTTCGCTAATGTAGCAATATGAAGGTCCGGATTTAGAATTTCAACATCACTGTCGTGAGTAATATCTGCAGCCGTTACAACTCCTTCATCCTGTACGTCAATCTCAAGCGTTTTTTCTTCCTCAGAGTAGATTTTAAGAGCAAGCTTTTTAATGTTTAAGATGATTGTTGTAACATCTTCAACAACGCCTTCAATTGTAGAGAATTCATGGAGTACACTATCTATCTGGATTGATGTTACAGCGGCACCAGGGAGTGAGGATAAGAGAATACGACGTAAGGAGTTACCCAAAGTAGTACCATATCCACGCTCGAGTGGTTCGACGACGAATTTACCGTACTTGGCATCGTCGCTGATTTCAACCGTTTCGATTTTTGGTTTTTCAATTTCTATCATCTATAAACCCTCCTTCAAAACGTCGAAACCCCGGCTAGACAAATATATTGCATTTAGGTGTGTCTAACCGAAATTCCCCATTATAAAGTCCCGAATGTGCACAACAACAGAATAGTCATTTCTGCGAGAACTTTTTACTGTATCATAACCCATTATTGACAGGGATACAAAATCTATACAGAAAATTTATACACGACGACGTTTTGGCGGACGGCATCCGTTATGTGGAACCGGAGTAACGTCTCTGATAGCTGTTACTTCTAGACCAGCAGCTTGAAGTGCACGGATTGCAGCTTCACGGCCTGCGCCTGGTCCTTTAACAGTTACTTCAAGAGTTTTCATACCGTGTTCGATTGATCCTTTAGCTGCAGCTTCAGCAGCCATTTGTGCAGCAAATGGAGTGGATTTACGTGATCCTCTGAATCCCAGTGAACCTGCACTTGACCAAGAAAGAGCGTTACCATGTACGTCTGTAATAGTAACAATCGTGTTGTTAAATGTTGAACGAATATGAGCGATACCTGCCTCAATATTCTTTTTTACGCGACGCTTACGAGTGTTCGTTTTACGAGCCATTGTGGGTTAACCTCCTTTACCTTATTTTTTCTTGTTCGCAACCGTACGACGAGGTCCTTTACGAGTACGAGCGTTATTTTTGGTATTTTGACCACGAACAGGTAAACTGCGACGATGACGCAAACCGCGGAAACTGCCGATCTCAATAAGACGTTTGATGTTTAAAGAAACTTCACGACGAAGGTCTCCTTCAACTTTCAGCTTGTCTACGATATCACGAATTTTACCTAATTCTTCTTCTGTTAAGTCACGCACACGTGTATCTTCAGAAACACCAGCCTCAGCCAGTACTTTTTCAGCAGTTGGACGACCAATACCGAAAACGTAAGTTAATGAAATAACTACGCGTTTGTCACGAGGAATATCTACACCAGCAATACGAGCCATTTAAAGCTGCACCTCCTTTAGTTTTAGCCTTGTTTTTGTTTATGTTTTGGATTTTCACAAATTACCATTACTTTGCCTTTTCTGCGAATAACTTTGCATTTCTCACAGATTGGTTTAACCGATGGTCTTACCTTCATGATTTCTCTTACCTCCTTAGTTGCGGAGTGTTTTATTTAAAACGGTACGTAATTCTGCCACGAGTTAGATCATATGGTGATAATTCTACCGTAACTTTGTCTCCAGGTAAAATACGAATAAAATGCATGCGGATTTTTCCAGATACATGCGCTAAAACCGTATGACCGTTCTCAAGCTCAACTTTGAACATTGCATTTGGCAATGTCTCCTGTACAGTACCCTCTACTTCAATTACATCGTCTTTCGCCATTCACTTTTCTCCCTTCTTCAAATCAGCAACTTGCTCATTGACAAACTTTGTTAAGGCAAACCGAAGTTTCCCGTTTGTCACACGACCTGTTTCATATATACTGTTCTGAACTTCCGGAGATACGCAATCAATAAATTCTAGATGATTAACATTCTTCTTTTTCGGGGAGTGAAACAATCGATTCTCTCCATCAGCTATTAAAACGAATCGTTCATCGAGAATTCTGATCACAACAGCATATTGTCCAGCTTCTCTGCCTTCAGTAATATGGACAAACTGACCTATGCGCGGACTCGATTCGGCTTCGTTCAAACAATATCACCTTCGGATCAGGCTTTAGTTAAAATTTCATAACCATTGTCAGTAATAGCAATTGTATGTTCAAAATGAGCACACATCTTGCGGTCTTGCGTAACAACTGTCCAGTTGTCAGAAAGAGTTCTTACATAACGGCTGCCGGCATTAACCATTGGCTCTATTGCCAAGACCATGCCTGGTTTTAACCTAGGACCTTTGTTTGGCGGACCATAATGCGGAATCTGCGGATCTTCATGTAAATCCTGTCCAACGCCGTGTCCAACATATTCCCGAACGACCGAGAATTGATGCTGTTCAACATACGTCTGAATAGCGTGTGATATATTGGATAGTCTCTCGCCAGGCTTTGCTTCAGCAAGCCCTTTGTACAAAGATTCCTCCGTTACTTCAAGAAGTCTTTCGGATTCCTCAGAGATTTTTCCAACAGGATATGTCCAAGCAGAGTCACCATGATAGCCATTATACTTAGCACCGATATCAATGCTGATAATGTCTCCTTCACGCAATACTCGATCTCCAGGTATTCCGTGAAC
Proteins encoded in this region:
- the rplQ gene encoding 50S ribosomal protein L17, whose protein sequence is MPYRKLGRTSAQRKALLRDLTTDLIISERIETTEARAKELRSTVEKMITLGKRGDLHARRQAASYIRNEVANEEGTQNALQKLFGDIAPRYTERQGGYTRIMKLGPRRGDGAPMVIIELV
- a CDS encoding DNA-directed RNA polymerase subunit alpha — protein: MIEIEKPKIETVEISDDAKYGKFVVEPLERGYGTTLGNSLRRILLSSLPGAAVTSIQIDSVLHEFSTIEGVVEDVTTIILNIKKLALKIYSEEEKTLEIDVQDEGVVTAADITHDSDVEILNPDLHIATLAKGAHFRMRLTAKRGRGYTPADANKREDQPIGVIPIDSIFTPVSRVSYQIENTRVGQVSNYDKLTFDVWTDGSTGPKEAIALGAKILTEHLNIFVGLTDEAQNAEIMVEKEEDQKEKVLEMTIEELDLSVRSYNCLKRAGINTVQELAHKTEEDMMKVRNLGRKSLEEVKAKLEELGLGLRKDD
- the rpsK gene encoding 30S ribosomal protein S11; its protein translation is MARKTNTRKRRVKKNIEAGIAHIRSTFNNTIVTITDVHGNALSWSSAGSLGFRGSRKSTPFAAQMAAEAAAKGSIEHGMKTLEVTVKGPGAGREAAIRALQAAGLEVTAIRDVTPVPHNGCRPPKRRRV
- the rpsM gene encoding 30S ribosomal protein S13; protein product: MARIAGVDIPRDKRVVISLTYVFGIGRPTAEKVLAEAGVSEDTRVRDLTEEELGKIRDIVDKLKVEGDLRREVSLNIKRLIEIGSFRGLRHRRSLPVRGQNTKNNARTRKGPRRTVANKKK
- the rpmJ gene encoding 50S ribosomal protein L36, translated to MKVRPSVKPICEKCKVIRRKGKVMVICENPKHKQKQG
- the infA gene encoding translation initiation factor IF-1 produces the protein MAKDDVIEVEGTVQETLPNAMFKVELENGHTVLAHVSGKIRMHFIRILPGDKVTVELSPYDLTRGRITYRFK
- the map gene encoding type I methionyl aminopeptidase, whose amino-acid sequence is MIICKTPREIEIMREAGRIVALTHQELQKHIQPGITTEELDVIAEKFIRGSNAIPSFKGYNGFRGSICASVNEELVHGIPGDRVLREGDIISIDIGAKYNGYHGDSAWTYPVGKISEESERLLEVTEESLYKGLAEAKPGERLSNISHAIQTYVEQHQFSVVREYVGHGVGQDLHEDPQIPHYGPPNKGPRLKPGMVLAIEPMVNAGSRYVRTLSDNWTVVTQDRKMCAHFEHTIAITDNGYEILTKA